One region of Cucurbita pepo subsp. pepo cultivar mu-cu-16 chromosome LG03, ASM280686v2, whole genome shotgun sequence genomic DNA includes:
- the LOC111791468 gene encoding transcription factor bHLH87-like, whose amino-acid sequence MDDLLWNGSWSNEEDNRCNESLFVSGDPRHCSILPLQELQIVARTLRLREVAKDEGASMEELENDKGIAPKGGVLDIFENQKPKQQNSTTSSSNNDQVKPFNRDRAMSQMKELVYYAAVFRPVSSGSETVEKKRRRNVKTSKEPQTVAARKRREKISEKIRALQRLVPGGSKMDTASMLDEAASYLKFLRAQIKALEGLSYKLGSIDCLSTSTSFNPPFPTINAYFPL is encoded by the exons ATGGATGATTTGCTTTGGAATGGCTCGTGGAGCAACGAAGAAGACAACCGTTGTAACGAAAGCTTATTCGTCTCCGGTGACCCGAGGCATTGTTCGATTCTTCCATTACAAGAGCTTCAGATAGTTGCAAGAACGTTGAGATTACGAGAGGTGGCAAAGGATGAGGGAGCTTCGATGGAAGAGCTTGAAAATGACAAAG GAATTGCACCAAAGGGTGGAGTTTTGGACATTTTTGAGAACCAAAAGCCAAAACAACAAAACTCGACAACTTCATCTTCGAACAACGACCAAGTCAAGCCTTTTAATCGAGATCGAGCCATGTCACAAATGAAGGAATTGGTATACTATGCAGCGGTGTTTAGGCCGGTGAGCTCGGGATCGGAGAcggtggagaagaagaggaggaggaacgTCAAGACGTCGAAGGAGCCACAGACGGTGGCAGCGAGGAAACGAAGGGAGAAGATAAGCGAAAAAATTAGGGCTTTGCAGAGGTTAGTTCCTGGTGGGAGCAAAATGGACACTGCCTCCATGCTTGATGAGGCAGCAAGCTATCTGAAGTTCCTTAGAGCACAAATCAAAGCACTAGAAGGGTTAAGCTACAAACTTGGATCCATTGATTGTCTCTCAACTTCCACCTCTTTCAACCCTCCTTTTCCCACAATTAATGCTTATTTTCCTCTCTAA
- the LOC111791361 gene encoding uncharacterized protein LOC111791361, producing MEDGKDFGTVIRINQTRYPTVRSLQFFLIFIVLGLLVSIISMNTIKYFGVGSAAPVVSSFNIVQPGVEGPSDIDSWISPSSNLLHSMSDQELLWRASLVPQGKEYPFNRVRKIAFMFLTKGPLPMAPLWERFFKGHEGLYSIYIHATPSYIADFLPSSVFYRRQIPSQVTEWGEMNLCDAERRLLANALLDISNEWFILLSEACVPLHSFTTVYDYLARSRHSFVHSFDDPGPYGRGRYNKNMAPKINLTNWRKGYQWFEVTRELAVKIVKDKTYYSLFKKYCKPTCYVDEHYFQTMLSMESPNLLANRSLTFVDWSRGGAHPATFGKYDITEQFIKNLFENKRCLNNGQPSFCFLFARKFAPSALDRLLDVAHNVMGF from the exons ATGGAGGACGGAAAGGATTTTGGCACTGTAATTCGAATTAATCAAACGAGATATCCTACAGTGAGGTCTCTTCAgttcttcttaattttcatagtACTCGGTCTTTTGGTTTCGATTATTAGTATGAAtaccattaaatattttggagTTGGAAGTGCTGCCCCTGTTGTATCGTCCTTCAATATTGTTCAGCCTGGCGTGGAAGGGCCAAGTGATATAGATAGTTGGATTAGTCCTTCTTCAAATCTCCTTCACAGTATGAGCGATCAAGAGCTACTATGGCGGGCTTCCTTGGTTCCTCAAGGAAAAGAGTATCCCTTCAACAGAGTTCGCAAGATTGCTTTTATGTTCTTGACAAAAGGGCCTTTGCCGATGGCCCCTCTTTGGGAACGGTTCTTCAAGGGTCATGAGGGGCTTTATTCCATTTATATTCATGCTACTCCATCATACATTGCTGACTTCCTGCCCTCATCAGTGTTTTATAGAAGACAGATCCCAAGTCAG GTTACAGAGTGGGGCGAAATGAATTTGTGTGATGCTGAGAGGAGACTGCTAGCTAATGCATTGCTTGATATCTCCAACGAATGGTTTATTCTCCTGTCCGAGGCTTGTGTCCCTCTCCACAGCTTTACCACAGTGTATGACTATCTTGCGAGATCTCGCCACAGCTTTGTACACTCGTTCGATGATCCAGGACCCTATGGAAGAGGACGCTACAACAAGAACATGGCACCTAAGATTAACCTCACTAACTGGCGCAAGGGTTATCAATGGTTCGAAGTCACTCGCGAACTCGCGGTGAAGATAGTTAAAGATAAAACGTACTACTCTTTGTTTAAAAAGTATTGCAAACCAACTTGTTATGTCGACGAACACTACTTCCAAACAATGTTGAGCATGGAATCGCCAAATCTTCTGGCAAACAGAAGCCTTACCTTTGTGGACTGGTCCAGGGGTGGTGCTCATCCTGCTACATTTGGAAAGTATGATATCACAGAAcagtttattaaaaatctttttgAAAACAAGAGATGCCTTAACAATGGTCAACcttctttctgttttctttttgctaGAAAATTTGCTCCAAGTGCCTTAGATCGGTTGTTAGACGTAGCTCACAACGTTATGGGGTTTTGA
- the LOC111791359 gene encoding putative F-box/LRR-repeat protein At5g02700, giving the protein MDDEQTKHDGLTLFSRVPFSRRKRKRNDIENIDGIRKKQNKGVKTVEQEIESVDMISELPESVIHHILSFIRSAKEAARMSILSKKWRDAWKSFSILTFDEQSFLKTEVNLGSDQRRQMFINSIDNSLLSHLTRNFGIYKLVFRVTPKLILYLNRWVGIAGSNGLGELDIRVEKSPRHYIVPPFMNSIKTLTGLRLHGLKWSSFAALEFNNLRKLYLRRLYVDQQMIEKLASTSPLIMDLRIVECRGLKNLQISGFRKLERVDMYQCHGLRRVELQVTSLNTFWFCAKNSSRCKLNLESCTSLKRLTLENPSMTDTFLNKLLFNFPVLEKLILSRCNKLKHIEISNVKLRSLGLRSCNNLKIVDIGTVNPCSLDYKGHNMVFMLGQLCLKEANFSFGLNERDGAADIPCRNLVIHSFLQYYCEGFTIIVWFHKNIIIHDESKDILLPPLPHLKLHVIKSSTDPKDLLDGLLTTWHPERIIVVSSPSSDVPKALHKIKGVADPSCCGCNSSNRKCWCHFLEDAKIVNIAETEGLSGQFYGLKLQNRVDQITCMRLLWEPSVHFGKSIGSDSSPNKRQ; this is encoded by the exons ATGGATGATGAGCAAACCAAACATGATGGTTTGACATTGTTCTCACGAGTACCTTTTtcaagaaggaagagaaagagaaacgaCATCGAAAATATAGATGGGATTAGAAAGAAGCAgaataagggtgtgaaaacagTTGAGCAAGAGATTGAGTCAGTTGATATGATCTCGGAGTTGCCTGAATCTGTTATTCATCATATCTTGTCATTCATTCGAAGTGCAAAAGAGGCTGCTCGAATGAGTATCCTGTCGAAAAAGTGGAGAGATGCATGGAAGTCTTTCTCCATATTAACATTTGATGAACAAAGCTTTCTCAAGACAGAAGTCAATCTTGGTAGTGATCAGCGAAGGCAGATGTTTATTAACTCCATTGATAACTCCTTGCTAAGCCACCTTACACGAAACTTTGGCATTTACAAGCTAGTGTTCCGTGTAACGCCAAAGCTCATCCTGTATTTGAATCGGTGGGTTGGCATTGCGGGGTCAAATGGTTTAGGTGAGCTAGATATCCGTGTTGAGAAGTCACCCAGACATTACATTGTGCCACCATTTATGAACTCTATCAAGACTCTAACTGGATTGAGATTGCATGGTCTTAAATGGTCAAGTTTTGCAGCTTTAGAGTTCAATAATTTGCGAAAGCTGTATCTCCGAAGACTATACGTAGATCAGCAGATGATCGAGAAATTGGCGTCTACCAGTCCTTTAATTATGGATTTGAGAATTGTAGAATGTCGAGGATTAAAAAATTTGCAGATTTCGGGTTTTCGAAAGCTTGAAAGGGTTGACATGTATCAATGTCATGGTCTAAGAAGGGTTGAGCTCCAAGTTACTAGTCTGAACACATTTTGGTTTTGTGCAAAGAATTCATCACGTTGTAAACTTAACTTAGAGTCCTGCACATCCTTGAAGAGGTTGACATTAGAGAACCCATCTATGACAGATACTTTCCTTAATAAGCTACTTTTCAACTTTCCAGTCCTCGAGAAATTGATACTCAGCAGATGCAACAAGTTAAAGCATATTGAGATATCAAATGTCAAGCTCCGGAGTCTAGGCTTGAGAAGTTGCAACAATCTGAAAATTGTTGATATTGGTACTGTAAATCCTTGTTCATTAGACTATAAAGGCCACAATATGGTTTTTATGCTCGGTCAGTTGTGCCTAAAGGAGGCAAATTTTTCTTTCGGTTTGAATGAGAGAGACGGTGCAGCTGATATTCCGTGTCGAAATTTAGTCAtccattcttttcttcaatattATTGTGAAGGTTTTACGATCATCGTCTGGTTTCATAAG AATATTATAATTCATGACGAGAGCAAAGACATCCTCCTTCCTCCTCTCCCCCATCTCAAGCTTCATGTAATCAAGTCATCTACAGATCCCAAAGATTTATTAGACGGTTTGTTGACGACATGGCACCCGGAGAGGATAATCGTAGTGTCATCTCCTAGCAGCGATgttccaaag GCGTTGCACAAAATAAAAGGAGTAGCGGACCCAAGCTGCTGCGGCTGCAACAGTTCAAACAGAAAATGCTGGTGCCATTTCTTGGAGGACGCCAAGATTGTGAACATTGCAGAAACTGAAGGTCTATCAGGTCAGTTTTATGGCCTGAAATTGCAGAATAGGGTAGACCAAATAACTTGTATGCGGCTACTTTGGGAGCCTTCTGTGCATTTTGGTAAAAGCATAGGGTCTGATTCATCACCAAACAAAAGACAGTGA
- the LOC111791360 gene encoding IAA-amino acid hydrolase ILR1-like 4 — protein sequence MASLRWVSWILIAHLFVLTFVYPDSSSDSNKLKEIPKKFLQFAKEPELFDWMVGIRRRIHENPELGYEEFETSKLIRTELDKLGISYKYPVANTGVIGYIGSGQPPFVAIRADMDALAMQELVEWEHKSKVPGKMHACGHDAHVAMVLGAAKILQKHSEELKGTVVLVFQPAEEGGGGAKKIIEAGVLDNVNAIFGLHVAHYIPLGEVAGRPGPMLAGSGAFEAVISGKGGHAAIPQHSIDPIVAASNVVVSLQHLVSREADPLDSPVVTVAKFQGGGAFNVIPDSVAIGGTFRAFLKSSLIQLKQRIKEVIIGQAAVHRCNGTVDFFENEIPLFPPTVNDNELHEHFQNVAGDMLGTDKVKDMKPVMGSEDFSFYQEMIPWYFFFLGMNNETLGQLDSAHSSYFRINEDALPYGAALHASLATRYLLQLPSQVTLPDEKRHDEL from the exons ATGGCTTCACTCAGGTGGGtttcttggattttgattgctcatttgtttgttttaacaTTTGTGTATCCAGATTCTTCATCCGACTCAAATAAGCTCAAAGAAATTCCTAAAAAGTTCCTCCAATTTGCTAAGGAACCCGAGCTGTTTGATTGGATGGTGGGAATCCGTAGGAGAATTCACGAGAACCCAGAACTTGGTTATGAGGAATTCGAGACCAGTAAGTTGATTAGAACAGAGTTAGATAAATTgggcatttcttataaataccCAGTTGCAAATACTGGCGTCATCGGCTATATTGGTTCTGGTCAGCCCCCTTTTGTGGCCATTCGAGCGGACATGGATGCTCTTGCCATGCAG GAATTGGTGGAGTGGGAGCATAAGAGTAAGGTTCCTGGGAAGATGCACGCCTGTGGTCACGATGCTCATGTTGCGATGGTATTAGGTGCTGCAAAGATCCTTCAAAAGCATAGTGAGGAGTTGAAA GGAACAGTTGTACTAGTTTTCCAACCAGCTGAAGAAGGAGGTGGAGGCgctaagaaaataatagaagCTGGAGTGTTGGATAATGTCAATGCTATCTTTGGCTTGCATGTTGCTCATTATATACCTCTCGGTGAAGTGGCTGGACGGCCAGGACCCATGTTAGCTGGTAGCGGCGCCTTTGAAGCTGTTATCAGCGGAAAAGGAGGCCATGCTGCAATTCCCCAGCATTCTATAGACCCAATTGTGGCTGCATCTAACGTGGTTGTTAGCTTACAACATCTTGTTTCAAGAGAAGCTGATCCACTAGATTCCCCG GTAGTAACAGTTGCTAAGTTTCAAGGAGGTGGTGCATTCAATGTAATTCCAGATTCTGTCGCAATAGGTGGCACTTTCCGAGCTTTCTTGAAGAGTAGCTTGATTCAACTTAAGCAACGTATTAAAGAG GTTATCATCGGACAAGCTGCCGTGCACAGGTGCAATGGGACAGTCGATTTTTTCGAGAATGAGATACCTCTTTTCCCTCCAACCGTGAATGATAACGAGTTGCACGAACACTTCCAAAATGTTGCAGGAGATATGCTTGGCACTGACAAGGTCAAGGACATGAAACCAGTTATGGGATCTGAAGATTTTTCGTTTTACCAAGAGATGATCCCGTGGTACTTCTTCTTTCTTGGAATGAACAATGAAACGTTGGGTCAGCTCGATTCCGCGCATTCCTCTTACTTTCGTATCAATGAAGATGCACTCCCTTATGGCGCAGCTCTTCATGCATCATTGGCTACAAGATATCTCCTTCAACTCCCCTCACAAGTTACTTTACCAGACGAAAAACGACACGATGAATTGTAA
- the LOC111790259 gene encoding F-box/LRR-repeat protein At3g03360-like, with protein MDLISELPDPILQHILSFLPIKQIVQTIILSKRWSHLWLTFPSLEFDTNFFRLELDLSKTEQSAEKKRLRLIDFVEQTLRQLKSLRKFKLHVDFPWPSSATVVDRWVDYVLENGVRELEIVVTVENGKRYNLPQSVLASQSLTVLTVGDCKLCPPLDGFRLLGMKRVTLLGVFVEDEIVKRLVSNCRFVEHIELDSCLGLRSVWLCETHELLTMKVHNNSGLCELGIKAMNLQAFEFRGQFQPCGIDISSCKNLKTLILTMVAITDDWFHDGITEFPMLEILALSYCHMLESLRISSPHLKKFILCGCESVTRLEINAPCLLELEYSGDLISFSLNAPTLLQADVHLSPRIFDNPWFVKQIEFLAHFNHLEVLTLRSRTGKTVVIPEEVRETFASPLYGVKHLKLKIIKPLFSPSIQDLVRAMLWIAPQPETISIESGFGKKILKFGYEKLRDEAVRHCCCASLPITCWRHCLKELKFENIREDEEKYDLHNFFHQNARILHFNIFHHH; from the exons ATGGATCTGATATCTGAATTACCAGACCCCATTTTGCAGcacattctttcatttcttcccATCAAGCAAATAGTTCAAACAATTATCTTATCCAAAAGATGGAGCCATCTTTGGCTCACTTTCCCGTCGTTAGAATTCGACACGAACTTCTTTCGGCTCGAACTCGACTTATCCAAAACCGAACAATCAGCTGAGAAAAAGAGACTTCGGCTCATCGACTTCGTGGAACAAACTCTCAGGCAGCTGAAATCGCTGAGGAAGTTTAAGCTTCATGTTGATTTCCCATGGCCGAGCTCGGCAACCGTCGTCGACCGGTGGGTTGACTATGTGCTCGAGAACGGTGTCCGGGAGCTCGAGATTGTTGTCACtgtggaaaatggaaaaaggtACAACTTGCCTCAGAGTGTTCTTGCAAGCCAGTCATTGACAGTTTTGACTGTTGGTGATTGCAAATTGTGTCCTCCTTTGGATGGCTTCAGGCTATTGGGTATGAAAAGGGTAACCCTTTTGGGAGTTTTTGTTGAAGATGAGATTGTAAAAAGATTAGTATCGAATTGTCGTTTCGTCGAGCATATCGAGCTCGATTCTTGCCTCGGATTGAGAAGTGTTTGGCTATGTGAAACTCATGAACTTCTAACTATGAAGGTTCATAACAATAGTGGGCTGTGTGAGCTTGGGATCAAAGCCATGAATCTTCAAGCTTTTGAGTTTAGAGGGCAATTTCAGCCTTGTGGCATTGATATCAGCTCTTGCAAGAATCTAAAAACTTTGATACTCACCATGGTGGCCATAACAGATGATTGGTTCCATGATGGTATCACTGAATTTCCCATGCTTGAGATTTTGGCCTTGTCTTATTGCCACATGTTGGAGAGCTTGAGAATCTCAAGCCCTCATTTGAAGAAATTCATCTTGTGTGGATGTGAATCCGTGACGAGACTCGAGATCAACGCTCCTTGTTTATTGGAGCTCGAGTATTCCGGAGATTTGATATCTTTCTCTTTGAACGCTCCTACTCTCTTGCAAGCTGATGTCCATCTCTCCCCACGGATTTTTGATAATCCGTGGTTTGTTAAACAGATTGAATTTCTAGCACATTTCAATCATCTCGAAGTCTTGACGTTGCGAAGTAGAACTGGAAAG ACTGTGGTTATTCCAGAGGAGGTGAGGGAGACATTTGCTTCCCCTTTGTATGGTGTGAAGCATTTGAAACTTAAGATAATAAAGCCTTTGTTTAGTCCTTCTATTCAAGATCTTGTGAGGGCTATGCTTTGGATTGCTCCTCAACCAGAGACCATCTCAATTGAGTCTGGTTTTGGTAAGAAGATCTTAAAG TTTGGGTATGAAAAGCTAAGAGATGAGGCAGTTCGTCATTGCTGCTGTGCCTCTCTTCCCATAACATGTTGGAGACATTGCTTAAAAGAGTTGAAATTTGAGAATATTAGagaggatgaagaaaaatatgatttacacAACTTTTTCCATCAAAATGCACGCATCTTGCATTTCAATatctttcatcatcattag